One genomic window of Bradyrhizobium sp. CCGE-LA001 includes the following:
- a CDS encoding DegT/DnrJ/EryC1/StrS family aminotransferase, with amino-acid sequence MSITQEGTKNQTMNQHLRSEPIPFIDVGAQRRRLGASLDAAVKRVLDHCQFVNGPEVFELEKQLAAYCGAKHVIGCASGTDAILMVMMAKNIGPGDAVFCPSFTFIATASPVARTGATPVYVDVDEATFNMSPESLKRGIATARKAGLKPAAVIPVDLFGQPADHDAIAEIARAEGLFVLDDAAQGFGASYKGRKLGTFGHATATSFFPAKPLGCFGDGGAIFTDDDELAATLRSIRVHGQGVDKYDNVRLGLTGRLDTMQAAVLIEKLKIFDDEVAARNKVAERYARGLSNVVTVPRLSPGNTSVWAQYTIRLPEGTDRDGFAAALKAQGVPTAIYYGKSMHQQTAYKQYPVAEGGLPACESLSQDVISLPMHAYLTEADQERVIAAVRGALAG; translated from the coding sequence ATGTCGATCACGCAAGAAGGCACCAAGAACCAGACCATGAACCAGCATCTGCGGTCCGAACCCATTCCCTTCATCGACGTCGGCGCACAGCGCCGCCGGCTGGGCGCCTCGCTCGATGCAGCCGTGAAACGGGTTCTCGATCATTGCCAGTTCGTCAACGGCCCCGAGGTGTTCGAGCTCGAGAAGCAACTCGCGGCCTATTGCGGCGCCAAGCACGTGATCGGCTGCGCCAGCGGCACCGATGCGATCCTGATGGTGATGATGGCGAAGAATATCGGGCCCGGCGATGCCGTGTTCTGTCCGTCCTTCACCTTCATCGCGACCGCCTCGCCGGTGGCGCGGACAGGCGCTACGCCCGTCTATGTCGACGTGGACGAGGCCACCTTCAACATGAGCCCGGAGTCGCTGAAGCGCGGCATCGCGACCGCTCGCAAGGCCGGGCTCAAGCCGGCGGCAGTGATTCCGGTCGATCTGTTCGGCCAGCCCGCCGACCACGACGCCATCGCCGAGATCGCCAGGGCCGAAGGCCTGTTCGTGCTCGACGACGCAGCCCAAGGCTTTGGCGCCAGCTACAAGGGCCGCAAGCTCGGCACCTTCGGGCACGCCACGGCGACCAGCTTCTTCCCGGCCAAGCCGCTCGGCTGTTTTGGCGACGGCGGCGCCATCTTCACCGATGACGACGAGCTCGCGGCCACGCTGCGCAGCATCCGCGTGCACGGGCAGGGCGTCGACAAATACGACAACGTCCGCCTCGGCCTCACTGGCCGGCTCGACACCATGCAGGCCGCGGTCCTGATCGAGAAGCTGAAGATCTTCGACGACGAGGTCGCCGCCCGCAACAAGGTTGCGGAGCGCTACGCACGCGGCCTGAGCAACGTTGTGACCGTGCCGCGCCTCAGCCCCGGCAACACGTCGGTGTGGGCGCAGTACACGATCCGTCTGCCTGAAGGCACCGACCGCGACGGCTTTGCCGCCGCGCTGAAGGCTCAGGGCGTGCCGACCGCGATCTATTACGGCAAGTCGATGCATCAGCAGACCGCCTACAAGCAATATCCGGTCGCAGAGGGCGGCCTGCCTGCTTGCGAGAGCCTGTCCCAGGACGTCATCAGCCTGCCG
- a CDS encoding Gfo/Idh/MocA family protein, whose translation MSSIGSVAAKAGLRVGVIGAGVMGSNHARVLAGLPGVTLVGIVDPSPAHRTRTIELATCQGFETLDELLAEGVDAVTIAAPTHLHHDLALACIARNIHVLVEKPIASTVEEGREIVAAAQKAGVTLMVGHVERFNPAVAAVKKAIAGEDILSIAITRVGPFPPRMSNVGVVIDLAVHDIDLIRWFTESDIVEVQPQLSSAVAEREDIALLQFRTASGVLAHINTNWLTPFKARSVTVATRGKYVMGDLLTRQVTECFGFQPDGSYSMRHLPVGHDEPLRAELLAFLKAVRDGETPAVTGDEGVASLEIATQCLETPTRPAATAPARKGPRRVAG comes from the coding sequence ATGAGTTCCATAGGGTCTGTGGCGGCAAAGGCCGGCCTGCGTGTCGGCGTTATCGGCGCCGGCGTGATGGGCAGCAACCATGCGCGCGTGCTCGCGGGTCTTCCCGGCGTCACCCTGGTCGGGATCGTCGATCCCTCGCCGGCACACCGGACGCGCACCATCGAGCTTGCGACCTGTCAGGGCTTCGAGACGCTCGACGAGCTGCTCGCCGAAGGCGTCGATGCCGTCACCATCGCCGCGCCGACCCATCTGCACCACGACTTGGCGCTCGCCTGCATCGCCAGGAACATCCACGTTCTCGTGGAAAAGCCGATCGCCTCCACGGTCGAGGAGGGCCGCGAGATCGTCGCCGCCGCGCAAAAGGCCGGCGTCACACTGATGGTGGGCCATGTCGAACGCTTCAATCCTGCGGTCGCCGCGGTCAAGAAGGCGATCGCCGGCGAGGACATTCTCTCCATCGCGATCACCCGCGTCGGCCCGTTCCCGCCGCGCATGTCCAATGTCGGCGTCGTCATCGACCTCGCCGTGCACGATATCGATCTGATCCGCTGGTTCACCGAATCCGACATCGTCGAGGTGCAGCCGCAATTGTCGAGCGCCGTCGCCGAGCGCGAGGACATCGCGCTCCTGCAATTCCGCACCGCCAGCGGCGTGCTCGCCCACATCAACACCAACTGGCTGACGCCGTTCAAGGCGCGCAGCGTCACGGTCGCCACGCGCGGCAAATACGTGATGGGCGATCTGCTGACGCGCCAGGTCACCGAATGCTTCGGCTTCCAGCCTGACGGCAGCTATTCGATGCGGCATCTGCCGGTCGGTCATGACGAACCGCTGCGCGCCGAACTGCTCGCGTTCCTCAAGGCGGTGCGTGACGGCGAAACGCCGGCGGTCACCGGCGACGAAGGCGTCGCCAGCCTCGAGATCGCCACGCAGTGCCTGGAGACGCCAACGCGACCTGCCGCCACGGCGCCTGCCCGCAAGGGCCCGCGCCGCGTCGCCGGCTGA
- a CDS encoding mannose-1-phosphate guanylyltransferase/mannose-6-phosphate isomerase, protein MDKRIIPLIMCGGAGTRLWPASREVRPKQFLPLFGPRSTFQDTLLRVSDPALFDRPIVITNAAYRFMVLEQLAEIGIEADVLLEPMRRDSGPAIAAGAVFAQNRASEAIVLALAADHVVQDNAAFVAACREGLAAANAGRIVTFGVKPERPATEYGYINPGEVISGEVHAVARFVEKPDAVKASDYVNSGYLWNSGNFMFPASVLLDEYRRVDVASIEAVTNAVNNAGRDLGFVTLEPEAFGSARAISIDYAVMEKTARAAVVPVSCGWSDVGSWLAVWELSEKDAQGNAAHGTAVFEDSRNCNVTTDSALVALEGVDDLVVVATADAILVSRQKDANGLKRLVTKLKAVAPKVTEEHLKVHRPWGSYQSVDNGERHQVKRIVVKPGGRLSLQKHHHRAEHWIVVRGTAQVTVNETVKTVHENESIYIPMGAVHRMENPGKIQLELIEVQTGSYLGEDDIIRIEDDYQRS, encoded by the coding sequence ATGGACAAACGCATTATCCCCCTGATCATGTGCGGCGGCGCCGGCACGCGGCTGTGGCCGGCTTCGCGCGAAGTACGACCAAAACAGTTCCTGCCGCTGTTCGGCCCCCGCTCGACCTTCCAGGACACGCTGCTGCGCGTGTCTGATCCTGCCCTGTTCGACCGGCCGATCGTCATCACCAATGCGGCCTATCGCTTCATGGTGCTGGAGCAGCTCGCCGAGATCGGCATCGAGGCCGACGTGCTGCTCGAGCCGATGCGGCGCGATTCGGGCCCTGCGATCGCCGCCGGCGCAGTGTTCGCGCAGAACCGCGCCAGCGAAGCCATCGTGCTCGCGCTCGCCGCCGACCACGTGGTGCAAGACAACGCCGCCTTCGTCGCCGCCTGCCGCGAGGGCCTCGCCGCCGCGAATGCCGGGCGCATCGTCACCTTCGGCGTCAAGCCGGAGCGCCCCGCGACCGAATACGGCTATATCAACCCGGGCGAAGTGATCTCCGGCGAGGTGCATGCGGTGGCGCGTTTCGTCGAGAAGCCGGACGCGGTGAAGGCGTCCGACTACGTCAATTCCGGCTATCTCTGGAACAGCGGCAACTTCATGTTCCCGGCCAGTGTGCTGCTCGATGAATATCGCAGGGTCGATGTCGCGAGCATCGAGGCCGTGACCAATGCGGTCAACAATGCCGGCCGTGATCTCGGCTTCGTCACGCTGGAGCCGGAAGCCTTCGGTTCGGCGAGGGCAATCTCGATCGACTATGCCGTGATGGAGAAGACCGCGCGCGCTGCCGTGGTGCCGGTGTCGTGCGGCTGGTCCGACGTCGGCTCCTGGCTCGCGGTGTGGGAGCTGTCGGAGAAGGACGCGCAAGGCAACGCCGCGCACGGCACTGCGGTGTTCGAGGACTCCCGCAATTGCAACGTCACCACCGATTCCGCGCTCGTCGCGCTCGAAGGCGTCGACGATCTCGTGGTGGTCGCCACCGCGGACGCGATCCTGGTCTCGCGCCAGAAGGACGCCAACGGGCTGAAGCGCCTGGTGACCAAGCTGAAGGCGGTCGCACCGAAGGTCACCGAGGAGCACCTGAAGGTGCATCGGCCCTGGGGCAGCTATCAGTCCGTCGACAATGGCGAGCGCCACCAGGTCAAGCGCATCGTGGTGAAGCCGGGCGGGCGCCTGTCGCTGCAGAAGCATCACCATCGCGCCGAGCACTGGATCGTGGTGCGGGGCACGGCCCAGGTCACCGTCAACGAGACCGTGAAGACCGTGCACGAGAACGAGTCGATCTACATTCCGATGGGCGCCGTCCACCGGATGGAGAATCCCGGCAAGATCCAGCTGGAACTGATCGAGGTCCAGACTGGAAGCTATCTGGGGGAAGACGACATCATCCGGATTGAAGACGACTATCAAAGGTCGTAA
- a CDS encoding NAD-dependent epimerase produces MTDQAILVTGAAGFIGFHVARQLLGEGRTVVGLDNLNSYYDPALKRARLALLRNEPRFSFVEADLADRATIAALFAQHRFEKVVHLAAQAGVRYSIEHPQTYADSNLQGFLNVLEGCRNNGCRHLVYASSSSVYGANTKMPFAVADRTDHPVSFYAATKKANEVMAQSYSHLYRLPVTGLRFFTIYGPWGRPDMAMFLFVNAILAGKPIRLFNHGRMRRDFTYIDDVTRVVSKLIDLVPADDPSAANAPSKLYNVGNHHPEELMHVVGLLERELGRTAIKELLPMQPGDVLETFADVEDLMRDTGFAPSTPIEQGVHNFVTWYRDYFKV; encoded by the coding sequence ATGACGGATCAGGCGATTTTGGTCACGGGCGCTGCCGGCTTCATCGGCTTCCACGTCGCCCGGCAGCTCCTGGGCGAAGGCCGCACCGTCGTCGGGCTCGACAATCTCAACAGCTATTACGATCCGGCGCTGAAGCGGGCGCGCCTCGCGTTGCTGCGGAACGAGCCCCGCTTCTCCTTCGTCGAGGCCGATCTCGCCGACCGCGCGACGATCGCCGCACTGTTTGCGCAACACCGCTTTGAAAAAGTCGTGCATCTCGCGGCTCAGGCCGGCGTGCGCTACTCGATCGAGCACCCGCAGACTTACGCCGATTCCAATCTTCAGGGCTTTCTCAACGTGCTCGAGGGCTGCCGCAACAACGGCTGTCGTCACCTCGTCTACGCTTCGTCATCGTCCGTTTACGGCGCCAACACAAAAATGCCATTTGCGGTTGCGGACCGCACCGATCATCCGGTGAGCTTCTACGCGGCGACCAAGAAGGCGAACGAGGTGATGGCCCAGTCCTACAGCCATCTCTACCGGCTGCCGGTCACGGGCCTGCGCTTCTTTACCATTTACGGGCCGTGGGGACGGCCTGATATGGCCATGTTTCTGTTCGTAAACGCCATCCTGGCGGGCAAACCGATCCGTCTCTTCAACCATGGCAGGATGCGCCGCGACTTCACCTATATTGATGACGTGACGCGTGTCGTATCCAAGCTGATCGATCTTGTGCCTGCTGACGATCCGTCTGCCGCAAATGCGCCGTCAAAGCTCTACAATGTCGGCAATCACCACCCGGAGGAACTGATGCATGTCGTCGGTCTTCTGGAGCGGGAGCTGGGCCGGACGGCGATCAAAGAATTGCTGCCGATGCAGCCGGGAGATGTGCTGGAAACGTTCGCGGATGTCGAGGACCTGATGCGCGACACCGGCTTTGCGCCGTCAACGCCGATCGAGCAGGGGGTCCATAACTTTGTCACCTGGTATCGCGACTACTTCAAGGTTTGA
- a CDS encoding lysylphosphatidylglycerol synthase transmembrane domain-containing protein yields MRRILLSAAKILISAALLYLALRKVDLSELFSRFTLTSLLWIGLAIAVTFLQIFIGVLRWREISAACGAPLELARAMRYNVIGAFFNQTLPSAIGGDAVRLWLVARAGAGWRAATYSIFVDRAIGLIALAILIVASLPWSYSLITDPHGRSALLLLDFAALAGGLGFLIFGALKWRWLKTWWATHHLHACAVIANRVIFSPARGPIIAVLSILVHVLAVVIAWCVVQAIAAPVSFSDVFLLVPPVMLITLMPISIAGWGVREATMSLAFGFAGLAADEGVNVSLLFGAVLFIVGAIGGLVWILSAEKAAQGSAPIGVPE; encoded by the coding sequence ATGCGCCGAATCCTGCTTTCTGCGGCCAAGATCCTGATTTCCGCGGCGCTGCTCTATCTGGCGCTGCGCAAGGTGGACCTGTCCGAACTATTCTCGCGCTTCACGCTGACCAGCCTGCTCTGGATCGGCCTGGCGATCGCGGTCACCTTCCTGCAGATCTTCATCGGCGTGCTGCGCTGGCGCGAGATCAGCGCCGCATGCGGCGCGCCGCTCGAGCTCGCCCGCGCCATGCGCTACAACGTGATCGGCGCCTTCTTCAACCAGACGCTGCCGTCCGCCATCGGCGGCGACGCGGTCCGGCTGTGGCTGGTCGCGCGCGCCGGCGCCGGATGGCGTGCGGCGACCTACTCAATCTTCGTCGATCGCGCGATCGGCCTGATCGCACTCGCCATCCTCATCGTCGCGAGCCTGCCCTGGAGCTACAGCCTCATCACCGATCCGCACGGGCGCTCGGCGCTGCTGCTGCTCGACTTCGCGGCGCTCGCGGGCGGACTCGGTTTTTTGATTTTCGGCGCGCTGAAATGGCGCTGGCTGAAAACCTGGTGGGCAACGCATCACCTTCACGCCTGCGCGGTGATCGCCAATCGCGTGATCTTCAGCCCCGCCCGCGGGCCGATCATCGCGGTCCTGTCGATCCTGGTCCACGTGCTGGCGGTCGTCATCGCCTGGTGCGTCGTGCAGGCGATTGCGGCCCCGGTCAGCTTCAGCGACGTCTTTCTGCTCGTGCCGCCGGTGATGCTGATCACCTTGATGCCGATCTCGATCGCCGGCTGGGGCGTGCGTGAAGCCACGATGAGCCTTGCATTCGGCTTCGCCGGGCTCGCCGCTGACGAGGGCGTCAACGTCTCGCTGCTGTTCGGCGCGGTGCTGTTCATCGTCGGCGCGATCGGCGGCCTGGTCTGGATCCTCAGCGCGGAAAAGGCCGCGCAAGGATCGGCCCCGATCGGGGTGCCGGAGTGA
- a CDS encoding MraY family glycosyltransferase — MVLFALAPAVLAALISACITYLSMPLLQRYALARPNARSSHRIPTPQGAGIAVVAATLLVAAPWAAWAHGAIPLPLIGSAVLIALVGLVDDIRPLPVTVRLLLQAAAVTTVVSAAPEALRIVPALPLAFERVLIVIAGVWFVNLVNFMDGLDLMTVAEVVPTTAALGLLGWLGELSSAATLLAIALCGAMFGFAPFNKPVARVFLGDVGSLPIGLLLGWCLLELAWHGHPAAALLLPGYYLADSTITLFRRIARREQFWSAHRSHFYQRATDNGFRVPQVIGEVFALNLMLALLAIATVRAGSIAITLLSLLAGAIAIAIVLRRFSRPQFL, encoded by the coding sequence CTGGTCCTGTTCGCGCTCGCGCCGGCCGTGCTCGCTGCGCTGATCTCCGCCTGCATCACCTACCTGAGCATGCCGCTGCTGCAGCGTTATGCGCTGGCGCGGCCGAATGCGCGGTCCTCGCATCGTATCCCGACACCGCAGGGCGCCGGCATCGCCGTCGTCGCAGCCACCCTGCTGGTCGCTGCGCCCTGGGCCGCCTGGGCCCATGGCGCGATTCCCCTGCCCCTGATCGGCTCCGCCGTGCTGATCGCGCTGGTCGGGCTGGTCGACGACATCAGGCCTCTGCCGGTCACCGTACGGCTGTTGCTGCAAGCCGCGGCCGTGACCACTGTCGTCTCTGCGGCACCGGAGGCGCTGCGGATCGTGCCCGCCCTGCCGCTTGCGTTCGAACGCGTCCTGATCGTCATTGCCGGCGTCTGGTTCGTGAACCTCGTCAACTTCATGGACGGCCTCGACCTGATGACGGTGGCCGAAGTGGTGCCGACGACGGCCGCGCTCGGGCTGCTCGGATGGCTCGGAGAGCTCTCCTCGGCCGCCACCCTGCTCGCGATCGCGCTGTGCGGTGCCATGTTCGGCTTTGCGCCGTTCAACAAGCCGGTCGCACGCGTATTTCTCGGGGATGTCGGCAGCCTGCCGATCGGCCTGCTGCTCGGCTGGTGCCTGCTCGAGCTTGCCTGGCACGGGCACCCCGCCGCGGCGCTGCTGCTGCCGGGCTATTACCTCGCCGATTCCACCATCACGCTGTTTCGCCGCATCGCGCGCCGCGAACAGTTCTGGTCGGCGCACCGCTCACATTTCTATCAGCGCGCGACCGACAACGGCTTCAGGGTGCCGCAGGTGATCGGCGAGGTGTTTGCGCTCAATCTCATGCTGGCCTTGCTTGCTATCGCGACCGTCCGCGCCGGCTCGATCGCGATCACGCTCCTCTCCCTGCTCGCAGGCGCGATCGCGATCGCGATCGTGCTGCGGCGCTTCTCCCGACCTCAATTCCTCTGA
- a CDS encoding NAD-dependent epimerase/dehydratase family protein, producing MSENKPVVLVTGANGFVGRHLTPAMAREGWSVRRAVRSPNGSDDEVAIGSIGPQTCWQAALEGADAVVHLAARVHHAQEKNAEQIYRDVNIAGTLQLARCAAAAGVRQFIFVSTVLVHGRSNDWRAPFSEDDVLTPRGLYGMSKAEAEAGLRAMAPDNEMNISVIRPPLIYGAGAKGNFALLTRAVDLGLPLPFAGIRNHRAFLAVQNLSSFILHRLSHPDPTSNFEIFLVADREQVSTAEFIAHLAKASGKRPRLFAVPPALLGALLKMIGRQNTRDSLIGSLELNISKALATGWQPPVSLDEGLRLALSAQRN from the coding sequence ATGAGCGAGAACAAACCAGTCGTGCTCGTGACGGGAGCGAACGGCTTCGTCGGTCGTCATCTCACGCCGGCAATGGCACGCGAGGGCTGGTCCGTCCGCCGTGCAGTCCGCAGCCCGAACGGCAGCGACGACGAGGTCGCGATCGGATCAATCGGCCCGCAGACCTGCTGGCAGGCCGCGCTCGAAGGCGCCGACGCCGTCGTCCATCTCGCCGCGCGCGTGCATCACGCCCAGGAGAAGAATGCGGAGCAGATCTATCGCGACGTCAACATCGCCGGCACCCTGCAACTGGCACGCTGTGCGGCGGCCGCCGGCGTGCGCCAGTTCATCTTCGTGAGCACGGTCCTCGTGCATGGCCGCAGCAACGACTGGCGTGCGCCGTTCAGTGAAGACGACGTCCTGACACCCCGCGGCCTCTACGGCATGTCGAAGGCCGAGGCCGAGGCCGGTCTGAGAGCGATGGCGCCCGACAACGAGATGAACATCTCGGTGATCAGGCCGCCGCTGATCTATGGTGCGGGCGCCAAGGGTAATTTCGCGCTGCTGACGCGCGCAGTGGATCTCGGACTGCCGCTGCCCTTCGCCGGGATCCGCAATCACCGCGCCTTCCTCGCCGTGCAGAACCTGTCATCGTTCATCCTGCACCGGCTCAGCCATCCCGACCCCACCAGCAATTTCGAGATCTTCCTGGTGGCTGACCGGGAACAGGTCTCCACGGCCGAATTCATCGCGCATCTGGCGAAAGCGTCCGGCAAGCGCCCGCGCCTGTTCGCCGTGCCGCCGGCCTTGCTCGGGGCACTTCTCAAGATGATAGGCCGACAGAACACGCGCGACAGCCTGATCGGTTCGCTCGAGCTCAACATCTCGAAGGCGCTCGCGACCGGCTGGCAGCCGCCGGTCTCGCTCGACGAGGGGCTGCGGCTGGCGCTGTCGGCTCAGAGGAATTGA
- a CDS encoding glycosyltransferase family 4 protein: MQSSGKIVVASQHYPPDTSTTASIMAEIACRLAQDHDVVVLSGSPGALPASQTGPGKPRVVMVRNRMAGKAALLRRGLSELLFAGRTFLALIRQLRRGDVVLTVTAPFMLPYAVAAAARLKGARSALIMHDLFPDVLVMAGLLKPGSFVTRTMRAANSLMFRALNAVITIGRDAERPLLSYSGMRRNKIRFIPNWATLVPGPRPLTRDNPFRKALAARFIVGLSGNLGFTHDPEIVFEAARLLKDETDIHFLLSGWGIGFERLKQLQTEAGLPNVSFVARVADLELEAFLASANLWIIPYRKDVAGVSVPSRFYNLLAVGRPVVLVSEPEAEAALTVAESGLGWVVTPGRADQLAEAIRAACRSDDDAMTERAVKAAARFDRTVAMNAYAGLIEELLHNPDLAEQR, encoded by the coding sequence ATGCAGTCTTCAGGCAAGATCGTCGTCGCGAGCCAGCATTACCCGCCTGACACGAGCACGACGGCATCGATCATGGCGGAGATTGCCTGCCGTCTCGCCCAAGACCACGACGTCGTCGTGCTGTCGGGCTCGCCGGGCGCGCTTCCGGCCTCGCAAACCGGCCCGGGCAAGCCGCGCGTCGTCATGGTCAGGAACCGGATGGCGGGCAAGGCAGCGCTGCTGCGGCGCGGCCTGTCCGAGCTGCTGTTCGCAGGGCGCACGTTCCTCGCGCTGATCCGGCAGCTGAGACGGGGTGACGTCGTGCTCACCGTCACTGCGCCCTTCATGCTGCCTTACGCGGTCGCGGCAGCGGCAAGGCTCAAGGGCGCGCGGTCGGCGCTGATCATGCACGACCTATTCCCTGACGTGCTGGTGATGGCGGGCCTGTTGAAGCCCGGCTCGTTCGTGACGCGGACGATGCGCGCCGCCAACAGCCTGATGTTCCGCGCGCTCAATGCCGTCATCACCATCGGTCGCGACGCGGAGCGTCCGCTGCTGAGCTATTCCGGCATGAGGCGAAACAAGATCCGCTTCATCCCGAACTGGGCGACCCTGGTACCCGGGCCGCGTCCCCTTACACGGGACAATCCATTCCGCAAGGCGCTCGCCGCGCGCTTCATCGTCGGGCTATCAGGCAATCTCGGCTTCACCCATGATCCCGAGATCGTGTTCGAGGCGGCGCGCCTCCTCAAGGATGAGACGGACATCCACTTCCTGCTGTCCGGCTGGGGCATCGGCTTCGAGCGGCTGAAACAGTTGCAGACCGAGGCGGGACTGCCCAATGTCTCCTTTGTCGCGCGCGTCGCCGATTTGGAGCTCGAGGCATTTCTGGCGTCCGCCAATCTCTGGATCATTCCCTACCGGAAGGACGTTGCGGGAGTGTCGGTGCCGAGCCGGTTCTACAATCTGCTGGCGGTCGGCCGTCCCGTGGTGTTGGTCTCCGAGCCGGAGGCCGAGGCCGCCTTGACGGTGGCCGAGAGCGGGCTCGGCTGGGTCGTGACGCCAGGCCGCGCCGACCAGCTCGCTGAAGCGATCCGCGCGGCCTGCCGTTCGGACGACGACGCCATGACGGAGCGCGCGGTGAAGGCGGCAGCGCGCTTCGACCGCACCGTTGCGATGAATGCTTATGCCGGCCTGATCGAGGAATTGTTGCACAACCCGGACCTTGCGGAGCAACGATGA